A genomic segment from Spinacia oleracea cultivar Varoflay chromosome 3, BTI_SOV_V1, whole genome shotgun sequence encodes:
- the LOC110787342 gene encoding uncharacterized protein, with translation MGEAFIAEEIVKEISLKDISKKLEEFAQARDWEKYHSPRNLLLAMVGEVGELSEIFQWKGEVAKGLPNWGDSDKEHLGEELSDVLLYLIRLSDICGIDLADAALKKMVKNAVKYPANRL, from the exons ATGGGAGAAGCTTTTATTGCAGAAGAGATTGTTAAGGAGATTAGCCTTAAGGATATCTCTAAGAAACTCGAAGAATTCGCTCAGGCAAGAGATTGGGAGAAGTATCATAGTCCCAGGAATTTACTACTTGCTATG GTGGGAGAAGTAGGGGAGCTATCAGAGATATTCCAATGGAAAGGGGAGGTGGCAAAAGGGTTACCAAATTGGGGAGATTCAGATAAGGAGCATCTTGGTGAAGAGTTATCTGATGTTCTGCTATACCTTATCAGGCTTTCTGATATTTGTGGCATTGATCTTGCTGATGCTGCCTTGAAGAAAATGGTCAAAAACGCGGTTAAATACCCTGCTAATAGGTTGTAA
- the LOC110787367 gene encoding glycolipid transfer protein 1 translates to MAGTTVFTPALEGIKLVKSENGEMLSRPFLDACKHILPVIDKFGAAMTLVKSDIGGNITRLENKYNSDPEKFKYMYSMVQVEVESKTAKGSSSCTNGLLWLTRAMDFLVELFRNLLEHPDWAMSQACTDSYSKTLKKWHGWLASSSFSIAMKLAPDRSKFMEVLGGDAVKCDIEQFLTTFTPLLQQNHKFLASVGLDDMKAS, encoded by the exons ATGGCAGGAACAACTGTTTTTACCCCAGCTTTGGAAGGAATTAAGCTGGTCAAGTCTGAGAATGGAGAAATGTTGTCCAGGCCTTTCTTGGACGCGTGCAAGCACATTCTTCCTGTTATAG ATAAATTTGGTGCTGCTATGACACTCGTAAAATCTGATATTGGTGGAAATATTACG AGATTGGAAAACAAGTACAACTCGGATCCAGAAAAATTTAAGTACATGTATAGTATGGTACAAGTGGAGGTTGAAAGTAAGACAGCTAAAGGATCATCTAGTTGTACCAACGGCCTGCTTTGGCTAACAAG AGCTATGGATTTCTTGGTGGAATTGTTCCGCAATTTACTCGAGCACCCAGATTGGGCAATGTCTCAAGCTTGTACTGACTCTTATAGCAAGACCTTGAAGAAATGGCACGGGTGGCTGGCCAGTTCAAGCTTTTCT ATTGCAATGAAGTTAGCTCCTGATAGGAGCAAGTTTATGGAGGTGCTGGGGGGTGATGCTGTCAAGTGCGACATTGAGCAATTTTTGACCACCTTTACTCCACTGCTTCAACAGAACCACAAGTTTTTG GCTAGTGTGGGTTTGGATGACATGAAAGCTTCTTAA